A single region of the Carassius gibelio isolate Cgi1373 ecotype wild population from Czech Republic chromosome A14, carGib1.2-hapl.c, whole genome shotgun sequence genome encodes:
- the LOC128027212 gene encoding NADH dehydrogenase [ubiquinone] 1 alpha subcomplex subunit 1, protein MWYEILPGFAVMTVCLMIPGIATAQIQKFTNGGKEKRIARVPYHWYLMERDRRVSGTGAHYHAKGLENIK, encoded by the exons ATGTGGTATGAGATATTGCCCGGCTTTGCTGTTATGACAGTCTGTCTGATGATTCCTGGCATCGCAACTGCTCAAATCCAGAAGTTCACAAACGGTGGAAAG GAAAAGAGGATCGCACGGGTTCCCTATCACTGGTATTTGATGGAGAGAGACAGGAGAGTGTCTGGAACTGGTGCACACTACCATGCGAAG GGACTTGAAAACATCAAATGA